A genomic window from Cotesia glomerata isolate CgM1 linkage group LG7, MPM_Cglom_v2.3, whole genome shotgun sequence includes:
- the LOC123268425 gene encoding hemicentin-2 isoform X7 — translation MTPLVTYTIVFMVNIFFHSIVEGMEPWKKSEKNGEQGSEIQLPCILKSPKCGGLHSIKWYRGSQRILIFSESAGITRGNNDIAARSTMNYNQNATKTYLKISDLKLEDEGLYKCEATYLAVNRECNNVQHITLNTTVRPKFLRITEEDDNTNLTSGTILGPINEGTLMTLNCESDQGKPVPTVEWYKGDKRLKAIGSTKVRENGVGIGSSVLQLQVGRSELGATFTCKISSLALAEPLTVDIKLDVHVRPLKMDVKGVVGHVVSGTKILLECKVSAARPPANVTWYNGTDFLTNDNDRFEMFETKIDDNSDGTSETSSYLAFTASEYDNGQTFSCFAENSVTRIEGIKPMKEATTIEVLYAPIITMRPANITVNETEDFVIICNYEANPAGLTSVKWLQNDQELELNEDHYEGGVTEQTSLTVKNASASDMGTYKCVLSNSVGETTPENTVDVSVLYKPIVKVLVEPEVPINEADRLNVSLTCYAVKGNPINLNAVRWYLDGDLLKELPDCNIKNNSTITLNMDDTLTFCDIDPSKLLLEAVGRSFHGNYSCEGRNDAGWGLISPSTPVIVYYKPGPAMISYKPKRVIKGSSLNITCTVTDPGRPAVTGYKWIRGMHRLADQEKSILSIDSVNLRTKANFTCIAYNEAGDGDPATTFIDVAAPPAFINPLAPYHGYVYNAVNVSIGCRVECSPICNVSWIKNNEPINFTVIDRYYVTNVYHPADQSTSDFESIQSNLTWNLDKWPNKQLDRFKDNDNYTCISSDNDVGKGVHSTTHFQVEFPPENMTISKKIIDVIVDFIPDSVKCGAVAHPEPTFRWYRQGSTETISQSPVLVFETKVPKRSNGTYFCEATNRHGTLNISTYLNVLYKPECQINKERINGEDYLVCTAVGNPKESNFSWSLKSDNDSLGQLAEIRQGQSYLLLDTAVTNFRTYVCIANNSIGSSLPCERGVPARQGRAGNLPWWFQLEGDLLIIVIIIIVTVVIAIVVCCVIVYLICRRKQMHAKYSNRMVTLEERQHPDGGPPSPTESIRSHGRCSSLHSNPVPRWPLKPGVLVHINRTHSLSSGLNPVPLSTSNHHIHTIPPTLPSTTTITAAVATTTTTTETISATTAEITSSPTTTMNTMMTTNKNYKVDRYRTRGDEIIVTRRPIKPFRRGKIMTITQMGIPIHNIVHDEGMIARANRLKAIFSSQLKEPDSFPGISREKTAVTYKRIVPRQRMSYNTPTLAASNCDTSADGTDCGGGGDVNINANSNVSRKRKKPGADPGHQGNKNSHIDSVSEGLQPESDGKTFYENLPFHGIQTPPNKCVASPKFARVSALHGTTLTSLSPTCSNSRPLSRATSLCAGSAGSAASAGSSGYESTPSHLGPHYSYHNMPRNNSPELKYNTFKPRRRKQLNHSHQFYSLRLCRKHNNNDDNNNNNNNQQKQVEKLEQQRCNFQLYAVPIIKSCPHKIENIKNSISSKSFNSISTVESTTTIPSSNIITIPKKDSILLKKKSSLSSCLYSHIKSNELLSSLSSSSSSSSMHYKSVINNSQVPPVPTPRRRKTDISQHIYQNIPRPIFPMDSAKLDPRHLYIHRSCACSLLLSNSK, via the exons ggaTGGAACCATGGAaaaaaagcgaaaaaaatgGAGAACAAGGATCAGAAATACAATTACCgtgtattttaaaaagtccAAAATGTGGTGGACTTCACAGTATTAAGTGGTACAGAGGTAGCCAGAGAATACTCATATTCAGTGAAAGTGCTGGGATAACACGTGGAAATAATGATATTGCAGCAAG ATCAACAATGAATTACAATCAAAATGCTACGAAAACATATCTAAAAATATCAGATTTAAAACTAGAAGATGAAGGTTTATACAAATGTGAAGCTACGTATTTAGCTGTGAATAGGGAGTGTAATAATGTACAACATATAACTCTCAATACCACTG TACGTCCTAAATTTTTACGGATTACAGAAGAAGAtgataatacaaatttaactTCAGGGACTATTTTAGGGCCAATTAATGAAGGTACATTAATGACTTTAAATTGTGAAAGTGATCAAGGAAAACCCGTACCAACTGTGGAATGGTATAAAGGCGATAAGAGACTTAAag cCATTGGTTCAACAAAGGTCAGAGAAAATGGGGTTGGAATAGGAAGTAGTGTGCTACAGTTGCAAGTTGGCCGCAGCGAATTAGGTGCTACCTTTACTTGCAAAATCAGCAGTTTGGCACTTGCTGAGCCTCTAACTGTCGACATCAAACTTGACGTTCACG taAGACCACTTAAAATGGACGTAAAAGGTGTGGTAGGACACGTAGTGAGTGGTACTAAAATTTTACTAGAATGTAAAGTCAGTGCCGCAAGACCACCAGCAAATGTTACCTGGTACAACGGAACTGATTTTCTGACCAATGATAATGACAGATTCGAAATGTTTGAAACTAAAATAGATGACAAT agtGATGGTACATCTGAAACAAGCAGTTATCTTGCATTCACAGCATCAGAATACGATAATGGTCAGACATTTAGTTGTTTTGCTGAAAATTCAGTCACAAGAATTGAAGGAATCAAACCAATGAAAGAAGCTACAACAATTGAAGTTTTGT atgcTCCAATTATTACTATGCGGCCAGCCAACATTACCGTCAATGAGACTGAAGACTTTGTCATAATTTGCAACTACGAAGCCAACCCTGCGGGCTTAACATCCGTCAAGTG gttaCAAAATGATCAAGAGCTGGAATTAAATGAAGATCACTATGAGGGTGGTGTAACAGAACAGACATCTCTTACGGTTAAAAATGCAAGTGCTTCAGACATGGGCACATACAAATGTGTACTTAGTAATAGCGTTGGAGAGACAACACCTGAAAATACTGTTGATGTTTCTGTTCTTT ATAAACCTATTGTTAAAGTATTAGTAGAACCAGAAGTACCGATAAATGAAGCAGATCGTTTAAATGTATCTCTTACATGTTATGCAGTAAAGGGTAATCCAATAAATTTGAATGCGGTAAGATGGTATTTAGACggagatttattaaaagaattacCCGactgtaatataaaaaataattcaacaataacattaaatatggacgatactttaacattttgcGACATTGATCCAAGCAAATTACTATTGGAGGCAGTTGGCCGTTCATTTCATGGAAATTATTCTTGTGAGGGTCGAAACGACGCTGGATGGGGTTTAATTTCACCAAGTACTCCAGTAATTGTATACT ataAACCTGGTCCAGCTATGATAAGCTATAAACCAAAACGAGTTATAAAAGGTAGTTCATTGAATATAACTTGTACTGTAACTGATCCTGGTCGACCAGCGGTGACTGGTTACAAGTGGATACGTGGGATGCATCGTCTTGCTGATCAAGAAAAATCAATTCTTAGCATTGATTCAGTTAATCTCAGGACCAAAGCCAATTTTACGTGCATCGCATATAATGAAGCTGGAGACGGTGATCCAGCTACAACTTTTATAGACGTTGCCG caCCACCTGCATTTATAAATCCACTTGCACCGTATCATGGTTACGTATACAATGCAGTGAATGTTAGTATCGGATGTCGAGTTGAGTGCTCACCCATCTGCAACGTGTCGTGGATCAAAAACAACGAGCCAATTAATTTTACCGTAATAGATAGGTATTATGTGACCAATGTATACCATCCAGCTGACCAAAGTACTAGCGATTTTGAGAGTATTCAGTCTAATCTCACCTGGAATTTGGATAAATGGCcaaataaacaacttgatcGATTTAAAGACAATGATAATTACACATGTATTAGTAGTGATAATGATGTTGGTAAAGGAGTACATAGTACAACTCATTTTCAAGTTGAAT TCCCGCCAGAAAATATGacaatatcaaaaaaaataatagacgTTATTGTTGACTTTATACCAGATAGTGTTAAATGTGGGGCTGTTGCTCACCCTGAACCAACTTTTCGATGGTACCGTCAAGGATCTACTGAAACAATATCCCAAAGTCCAGTTCTTGTTTTTGAAACAAAAGTACCTAAACGTAGTAATGGAACATATTTTTGTGAAGCTACTAATCGACATGGTACTCTTAATATTTCAACATATCTCAATGTCCTtt ataagCCAGAGTgccaaataaataaagagCGTATTAATGGTGAAGATTATCTGGTGTGTACAGCAGTGGGTAACCCAAAGGAGTCAAACTTTAGTTGGTCATTGAAGAGTGACAATGATTCTCTTGGCCAACTTGCTGAGATTCGCCAAGGCCAAAGTTATCTTCTATTGGACACTGCGGTTACAAACTTTCGTACTTATGTCTGTATTGCTAATAATTCTATTGGATCATCACTTCCGTGTGAACGTGGAGTACCCG CACGCCAAGGACGTGCAG GCAATCTTCCATGGTGGTTTCAATTAGAGGGTgatcttttaataattgtcattaTAATAATCGTCACTGTTGTTATTGCCATTGTCGTTTGCTGCGTCATTGTTTATTTGATATGTCGTCGTAAACAAATGCACGCGAAAT ACAGTAATCGCATGGTCACATTGGAGGAACGTCAACA tCCGGACGGTGGTCCACCGAGCCCGACAGAGTCGATACGTTCACATGGACGATGCTCATCCCTTCACTCAAACCCAGTTCCACGATGGCCTTTAAAACCAGGAGTTTTAGTGCACATTAATCGCACGCATAGCCTCAGTTCAGGATTAAATCCAGTTCCGCTCTCAACTTCAAATCATCATATACACACAATACCACCAACATTACCATcgacaacaacaataacagcAGCAgtagcaacaacaacaacaacaacagaaACAATTTCTGCAACAACAGCAGAAATAACGTCGTCACCAACCACAACTATGAATACAATGATGACTActaataaaaactataaagTCGATCGATATCGTACGCGAGGAGATGAAATAATAGTCACTAGACGACCGATTAAACCATTTAGACGCGGAAAAATTATGACTATTACCCAAATGGGTATTCCTATACATAATATTGTTCATGATGAAGGCATGATTGCACGAGCTAATAGGTTAAAAGCAATATTTAGTTCACAACTAAAGGAGCCTGATTCATTTCCCGGTATATCCAGAGAAAAAACAG CTGTGACTTATAAAAGAATAGTACCTCGGCAACGGATGTCGTACAACACCCCAACACTTGCTGCATCAAATTGCGACACCTCCGCCGATGGCACTGACTGCGGTGGTGGTGGTGATGTTAACATAAACGCAAATTCCAATGTATCTCGTAAGCGCAAAAAGCCGGGAGCAG aTCCTGGCCATCAAGGGAATAAAAATAGTCATATTGATAGTGTTTCCGAAGGGTTGCAACCAGAATCGGATGGcaaaactttttatgaaaatctTCCATTTCACGGAATCCAAACCCCACCAAAcaag TGTGTGGCTTCTCCTAAGTTTGCTCGAGTTTCGGCTTTGCATGGCACAACGCTAACATCATTGTCACCAACGTGTAGCAATTCACGTCCATTGAGTCGAGCGACTAGTCTCTGTGCTGGTAGTGCTGGTAGTGCTGCTAGTGCTGGCAGTTCCGGTTACGAATCAACACCAAGTCACTTGGGTCCTCACTACAGTTACCATAATATGCCGAGAAACAACTCTCCAGAGCTCAAATACAACACATTCAAACCAAGACGACGTAAACAACTTAACCATTCACACCAATTTTACTCACTGAGATTATGTCGCAAacataacaataatgatgataataataataataataataatcaacaaaaacaagttgaaaaattagaaCAACAACGTTGTAATTTTCAACTGTATGCTGTACCTATTATAAAATCATGTCCGCATAAaatcgaaaatattaaaaatagtatcAGCAGCAAAAGTTTTAACAGCATCAGCACTGTTGAATCAACAACTACGATACCGTCATCAAATATTATAACAATACCTAAAAAAGATAGTatactattgaaaaaaaaatcttctctCTCTTCTTGTTTATACTCACATATAAAATCTAATGAGCtgttatcatcattatcatcatcatcatcatcatcatctatGCATTACAAGtcagtaataaataacagcCAAGTACCGCCAGTACCCACACCAAGACGAAGAAAAACTGATATATCACAgcatatttatcaaaatattccTCGTCCAATATTCCCAATGGATTCCGCCAAG CTGGATCCGAGACATCTATATATTCACCGTTCTTGTGCatgttcattattattaagtaa CAGCAAATGA
- the LOC123268425 gene encoding hemicentin-2 isoform X6 yields MTPLVTYTIVFMVNIFFHSIVEGMEPWKKSEKNGEQGSEIQLPCILKSPKCGGLHSIKWYRGSQRILIFSESAGITRGNNDIAARSTMNYNQNATKTYLKISDLKLEDEGLYKCEATYLAVNRECNNVQHITLNTTVRPKFLRITEEDDNTNLTSGTILGPINEGTLMTLNCESDQGKPVPTVEWYKGDKRLKAIGSTKVRENGVGIGSSVLQLQVGRSELGATFTCKISSLALAEPLTVDIKLDVHVRPLKMDVKGVVGHVVSGTKILLECKVSAARPPANVTWYNGTDFLTNDNDRFEMFETKIDDNSDGTSETSSYLAFTASEYDNGQTFSCFAENSVTRIEGIKPMKEATTIEVLYAPIITMRPANITVNETEDFVIICNYEANPAGLTSVKWLQNDQELELNEDHYEGGVTEQTSLTVKNASASDMGTYKCVLSNSVGETTPENTVDVSVLYKPIVKVLVEPEVPINEADRLNVSLTCYAVKGNPINLNAVRWYLDGDLLKELPDCNIKNNSTITLNMDDTLTFCDIDPSKLLLEAVGRSFHGNYSCEGRNDAGWGLISPSTPVIVYYKPGPAMISYKPKRVIKGSSLNITCTVTDPGRPAVTGYKWIRGMHRLADQEKSILSIDSVNLRTKANFTCIAYNEAGDGDPATTFIDVAAPPAFINPLAPYHGYVYNAVNVSIGCRVECSPICNVSWIKNNEPINFTVIDRYYVTNVYHPADQSTSDFESIQSNLTWNLDKWPNKQLDRFKDNDNYTCISSDNDVGKGVHSTTHFQVEFPPENMTISKKIIDVIVDFIPDSVKCGAVAHPEPTFRWYRQGSTETISQSPVLVFETKVPKRSNGTYFCEATNRHGTLNISTYLNVLYKPECQINKERINGEDYLVCTAVGNPKESNFSWSLKSDNDSLGQLAEIRQGQSYLLLDTAVTNFRTYVCIANNSIGSSLPCERGVPARQGRAGNLPWWFQLEGDLLIIVIIIIVTVVIAIVVCCVIVYLICRRKQMHAKYSNRMVTLEERQHPDGGPPSPTESIRSHGRCSSLHSNPVPRWPLKPGVLVHINRTHSLSSGLNPVPLSTSNHHIHTIPPTLPSTTTITAAVATTTTTTETISATTAEITSSPTTTMNTMMTTNKNYKVDRYRTRGDEIIVTRRPIKPFRRGKIMTITQMGIPIHNIVHDEGMIARANRLKAIFSSQLKEPDSFPGISREKTAVTYKRIVPRQRMSYNTPTLAASNCDTSADGTDCGGGGDVNINANSNVSRKRKKPGADPGHQGNKNSHIDSVSEGLQPESDGKTFYENLPFHGIQTPPNKCVASPKFARVSALHGTTLTSLSPTCSNSRPLSRATSLCAGSAGSAASAGSSGYESTPSHLGPHYSYHNMPRNNSPELKYNTFKPRRRKQLNHSHQFYSLRLCRKHNNNDDNNNNNNNQQKQVEKLEQQRCNFQLYAVPIIKSCPHKIENIKNSISSKSFNSISTVESTTTIPSSNIITIPKKDSILLKKKSSLSSCLYSHIKSNELLSSLSSSSSSSSMHYKSVINNSQVPPVPTPRRRKTDISQHIYQNIPRPIFPMDSAKLDPRHLYIHRSCACSLLLTNERV; encoded by the exons ggaTGGAACCATGGAaaaaaagcgaaaaaaatgGAGAACAAGGATCAGAAATACAATTACCgtgtattttaaaaagtccAAAATGTGGTGGACTTCACAGTATTAAGTGGTACAGAGGTAGCCAGAGAATACTCATATTCAGTGAAAGTGCTGGGATAACACGTGGAAATAATGATATTGCAGCAAG ATCAACAATGAATTACAATCAAAATGCTACGAAAACATATCTAAAAATATCAGATTTAAAACTAGAAGATGAAGGTTTATACAAATGTGAAGCTACGTATTTAGCTGTGAATAGGGAGTGTAATAATGTACAACATATAACTCTCAATACCACTG TACGTCCTAAATTTTTACGGATTACAGAAGAAGAtgataatacaaatttaactTCAGGGACTATTTTAGGGCCAATTAATGAAGGTACATTAATGACTTTAAATTGTGAAAGTGATCAAGGAAAACCCGTACCAACTGTGGAATGGTATAAAGGCGATAAGAGACTTAAag cCATTGGTTCAACAAAGGTCAGAGAAAATGGGGTTGGAATAGGAAGTAGTGTGCTACAGTTGCAAGTTGGCCGCAGCGAATTAGGTGCTACCTTTACTTGCAAAATCAGCAGTTTGGCACTTGCTGAGCCTCTAACTGTCGACATCAAACTTGACGTTCACG taAGACCACTTAAAATGGACGTAAAAGGTGTGGTAGGACACGTAGTGAGTGGTACTAAAATTTTACTAGAATGTAAAGTCAGTGCCGCAAGACCACCAGCAAATGTTACCTGGTACAACGGAACTGATTTTCTGACCAATGATAATGACAGATTCGAAATGTTTGAAACTAAAATAGATGACAAT agtGATGGTACATCTGAAACAAGCAGTTATCTTGCATTCACAGCATCAGAATACGATAATGGTCAGACATTTAGTTGTTTTGCTGAAAATTCAGTCACAAGAATTGAAGGAATCAAACCAATGAAAGAAGCTACAACAATTGAAGTTTTGT atgcTCCAATTATTACTATGCGGCCAGCCAACATTACCGTCAATGAGACTGAAGACTTTGTCATAATTTGCAACTACGAAGCCAACCCTGCGGGCTTAACATCCGTCAAGTG gttaCAAAATGATCAAGAGCTGGAATTAAATGAAGATCACTATGAGGGTGGTGTAACAGAACAGACATCTCTTACGGTTAAAAATGCAAGTGCTTCAGACATGGGCACATACAAATGTGTACTTAGTAATAGCGTTGGAGAGACAACACCTGAAAATACTGTTGATGTTTCTGTTCTTT ATAAACCTATTGTTAAAGTATTAGTAGAACCAGAAGTACCGATAAATGAAGCAGATCGTTTAAATGTATCTCTTACATGTTATGCAGTAAAGGGTAATCCAATAAATTTGAATGCGGTAAGATGGTATTTAGACggagatttattaaaagaattacCCGactgtaatataaaaaataattcaacaataacattaaatatggacgatactttaacattttgcGACATTGATCCAAGCAAATTACTATTGGAGGCAGTTGGCCGTTCATTTCATGGAAATTATTCTTGTGAGGGTCGAAACGACGCTGGATGGGGTTTAATTTCACCAAGTACTCCAGTAATTGTATACT ataAACCTGGTCCAGCTATGATAAGCTATAAACCAAAACGAGTTATAAAAGGTAGTTCATTGAATATAACTTGTACTGTAACTGATCCTGGTCGACCAGCGGTGACTGGTTACAAGTGGATACGTGGGATGCATCGTCTTGCTGATCAAGAAAAATCAATTCTTAGCATTGATTCAGTTAATCTCAGGACCAAAGCCAATTTTACGTGCATCGCATATAATGAAGCTGGAGACGGTGATCCAGCTACAACTTTTATAGACGTTGCCG caCCACCTGCATTTATAAATCCACTTGCACCGTATCATGGTTACGTATACAATGCAGTGAATGTTAGTATCGGATGTCGAGTTGAGTGCTCACCCATCTGCAACGTGTCGTGGATCAAAAACAACGAGCCAATTAATTTTACCGTAATAGATAGGTATTATGTGACCAATGTATACCATCCAGCTGACCAAAGTACTAGCGATTTTGAGAGTATTCAGTCTAATCTCACCTGGAATTTGGATAAATGGCcaaataaacaacttgatcGATTTAAAGACAATGATAATTACACATGTATTAGTAGTGATAATGATGTTGGTAAAGGAGTACATAGTACAACTCATTTTCAAGTTGAAT TCCCGCCAGAAAATATGacaatatcaaaaaaaataatagacgTTATTGTTGACTTTATACCAGATAGTGTTAAATGTGGGGCTGTTGCTCACCCTGAACCAACTTTTCGATGGTACCGTCAAGGATCTACTGAAACAATATCCCAAAGTCCAGTTCTTGTTTTTGAAACAAAAGTACCTAAACGTAGTAATGGAACATATTTTTGTGAAGCTACTAATCGACATGGTACTCTTAATATTTCAACATATCTCAATGTCCTtt ataagCCAGAGTgccaaataaataaagagCGTATTAATGGTGAAGATTATCTGGTGTGTACAGCAGTGGGTAACCCAAAGGAGTCAAACTTTAGTTGGTCATTGAAGAGTGACAATGATTCTCTTGGCCAACTTGCTGAGATTCGCCAAGGCCAAAGTTATCTTCTATTGGACACTGCGGTTACAAACTTTCGTACTTATGTCTGTATTGCTAATAATTCTATTGGATCATCACTTCCGTGTGAACGTGGAGTACCCG CACGCCAAGGACGTGCAG GCAATCTTCCATGGTGGTTTCAATTAGAGGGTgatcttttaataattgtcattaTAATAATCGTCACTGTTGTTATTGCCATTGTCGTTTGCTGCGTCATTGTTTATTTGATATGTCGTCGTAAACAAATGCACGCGAAAT ACAGTAATCGCATGGTCACATTGGAGGAACGTCAACA tCCGGACGGTGGTCCACCGAGCCCGACAGAGTCGATACGTTCACATGGACGATGCTCATCCCTTCACTCAAACCCAGTTCCACGATGGCCTTTAAAACCAGGAGTTTTAGTGCACATTAATCGCACGCATAGCCTCAGTTCAGGATTAAATCCAGTTCCGCTCTCAACTTCAAATCATCATATACACACAATACCACCAACATTACCATcgacaacaacaataacagcAGCAgtagcaacaacaacaacaacaacagaaACAATTTCTGCAACAACAGCAGAAATAACGTCGTCACCAACCACAACTATGAATACAATGATGACTActaataaaaactataaagTCGATCGATATCGTACGCGAGGAGATGAAATAATAGTCACTAGACGACCGATTAAACCATTTAGACGCGGAAAAATTATGACTATTACCCAAATGGGTATTCCTATACATAATATTGTTCATGATGAAGGCATGATTGCACGAGCTAATAGGTTAAAAGCAATATTTAGTTCACAACTAAAGGAGCCTGATTCATTTCCCGGTATATCCAGAGAAAAAACAG CTGTGACTTATAAAAGAATAGTACCTCGGCAACGGATGTCGTACAACACCCCAACACTTGCTGCATCAAATTGCGACACCTCCGCCGATGGCACTGACTGCGGTGGTGGTGGTGATGTTAACATAAACGCAAATTCCAATGTATCTCGTAAGCGCAAAAAGCCGGGAGCAG aTCCTGGCCATCAAGGGAATAAAAATAGTCATATTGATAGTGTTTCCGAAGGGTTGCAACCAGAATCGGATGGcaaaactttttatgaaaatctTCCATTTCACGGAATCCAAACCCCACCAAAcaag TGTGTGGCTTCTCCTAAGTTTGCTCGAGTTTCGGCTTTGCATGGCACAACGCTAACATCATTGTCACCAACGTGTAGCAATTCACGTCCATTGAGTCGAGCGACTAGTCTCTGTGCTGGTAGTGCTGGTAGTGCTGCTAGTGCTGGCAGTTCCGGTTACGAATCAACACCAAGTCACTTGGGTCCTCACTACAGTTACCATAATATGCCGAGAAACAACTCTCCAGAGCTCAAATACAACACATTCAAACCAAGACGACGTAAACAACTTAACCATTCACACCAATTTTACTCACTGAGATTATGTCGCAAacataacaataatgatgataataataataataataataatcaacaaaaacaagttgaaaaattagaaCAACAACGTTGTAATTTTCAACTGTATGCTGTACCTATTATAAAATCATGTCCGCATAAaatcgaaaatattaaaaatagtatcAGCAGCAAAAGTTTTAACAGCATCAGCACTGTTGAATCAACAACTACGATACCGTCATCAAATATTATAACAATACCTAAAAAAGATAGTatactattgaaaaaaaaatcttctctCTCTTCTTGTTTATACTCACATATAAAATCTAATGAGCtgttatcatcattatcatcatcatcatcatcatcatctatGCATTACAAGtcagtaataaataacagcCAAGTACCGCCAGTACCCACACCAAGACGAAGAAAAACTGATATATCACAgcatatttatcaaaatattccTCGTCCAATATTCCCAATGGATTCCGCCAAG CTGGATCCGAGACATCTATATATTCACCGTTCTTGTGCatgttcattattattaa CAAATGAACGAGTATGA